From Calditrichota bacterium, one genomic window encodes:
- a CDS encoding UDPGP type 1 family protein: protein MQFEKYFKLLKKNGQEHILQFWDEYSDLQKREIIKQIDSIDFPLLEKLVNLTSDKSQQDIEMQLDEAETVSLEERKLNDDDMQKSGEQILRSGKVGAFLVAGGQGSRLGFEGPKGAYPITPVKKKTLFQLHAEKILAMSGEYGVTIPWYIMTSTGNHSDTISFFKENNFFGLAENDVMFFSQDMLPAVDKNGKLMLEAKDRIFMSPNGHGGSLKALWDSGAYLDLVKRNIEYLFYFQVDNVLVNICDPVFLGYHKKYNAEMSSKVVRKAFPEEKMGIICKANGKTGVVEYSDLSDKDMYAETESGELKYWAGSIAIHFINTSFIEKENKRGFQLPYHVAQKNIPFIDSNGQLKKSDEKNGYKFETFVFDALAHCENTITLEVKREDEFSALKNKEGIDSEETAIRDMKNLYLSWMKNIGIEIPENFNITDIQIEISPLFAFSEQILKEKKEQIPPFSKKMYLK from the coding sequence ATGCAATTTGAAAAATATTTCAAGTTATTAAAAAAAAATGGACAAGAACATATTCTTCAATTTTGGGATGAATATTCAGATCTTCAAAAAAGAGAAATAATAAAACAGATCGATTCAATTGATTTTCCCTTGTTGGAAAAACTTGTCAATTTGACTTCAGATAAATCCCAACAAGATATTGAAATGCAATTGGATGAAGCTGAGACAGTTTCGCTTGAAGAAAGAAAACTGAATGACGATGATATGCAGAAAAGTGGAGAACAAATATTAAGATCAGGTAAGGTTGGAGCTTTTTTGGTTGCAGGCGGGCAAGGATCACGATTGGGTTTTGAAGGCCCGAAAGGTGCCTACCCAATAACTCCGGTCAAAAAGAAAACATTGTTTCAATTACATGCCGAAAAAATTTTAGCCATGTCTGGTGAATATGGCGTGACCATTCCCTGGTATATTATGACGAGTACAGGAAATCATTCCGACACAATCTCTTTTTTTAAAGAAAACAACTTTTTTGGATTGGCGGAAAATGATGTAATGTTTTTCTCCCAGGATATGCTGCCTGCAGTTGACAAAAATGGCAAACTAATGCTCGAGGCAAAGGATCGGATTTTTATGAGTCCAAACGGGCATGGAGGTTCTTTGAAGGCCCTTTGGGATAGTGGAGCATACTTGGATTTGGTTAAAAGAAATATTGAGTATCTTTTCTATTTTCAGGTAGATAATGTTTTGGTAAATATTTGTGATCCTGTTTTCCTTGGATATCATAAAAAGTATAATGCTGAGATGTCCAGTAAGGTTGTCCGAAAAGCATTCCCTGAAGAAAAAATGGGTATAATCTGCAAAGCAAATGGAAAAACCGGTGTAGTGGAATACAGCGACTTAAGTGATAAAGATATGTATGCTGAAACTGAAAGTGGTGAGTTAAAATATTGGGCTGGCTCAATTGCAATCCATTTTATAAATACAAGTTTTATTGAAAAAGAAAATAAGCGAGGATTCCAGCTCCCTTATCACGTTGCACAAAAAAATATTCCATTTATTGATTCCAATGGACAATTAAAAAAATCTGATGAAAAAAATGGGTATAAATTTGAAACGTTTGTATTTGATGCACTGGCGCATTGTGAAAATACAATCACATTGGAAGTTAAACGGGAAGATGAGTTTAGTGCTCTAAAAAATAAAGAGGGTATTGACAGCGAAGAAACAGCAATCCGTGATATGAAAAACTTATATCTCTCATGGATGAAAAATATTGGAATAGAAATCCCTGAGAATTTTAACATAACGGATATTCAGATTGAAATAAGTCCTTTATTTGCATTTTCTGAGCAAATATTAAAAGAAAAAAAAGAACAAATCCCTCCTTTTTCAAAAAAAATGTACTTAAAATAA
- a CDS encoding SpoIIE family protein phosphatase, protein MDILPFFYSQSYPKLPQTSSLSSTSRIKTVKITNKRIEMGWLELFEENQQDIEIKQQISEKMSVLVVDDEEHITNTVDKYLSHEKYQVFVAGNGLEALEIYKSQSPRIIITDILMPGMDGLELLSTIRETDDETEVIVLTGHGDMSIAVKALKNKASEFLIKPVDLEVLLNSVQNAESRLVLKDEVKSYTAELEELFKEVHHSRDYLETVLQNSPNATITYNTTGIITSWNEAAEKVTGFTKTETVGKTVKDVFIFESHLIDTGNTNQKNDKQNIVGQILTKDQKMRFINRNANILYDSENKIIGGIESFYDTTEKTQSDQLLEKRYMQVQTINEIGKRVAASIEVGELIGFISKRLVTTFFESANIFFLLINDQKEKLVLRAASGIQINDVLEKLPINSEIEIEDLYGHVYKTGKSGLYSNANKSEYFSEGFSKEVASVFTFPIKSNDKKYGLLHIENAEKMSLDDGDIFMMETIAEYLAISLDKLELVEKITTQNHLIEQQNKTLLKDLKKAGDFQKSLLPEHLPVLEDYKFAVSFSPSNQLGGDYYDVFQISERFVGVLVSDASGHGVASAMLSAMFKMTLEKYSSLDIDPASVFKKINYDFCQVVQTGDFFTSFYGIVDLQTNKFIYSNAAHPLPLLYNYETREISELDSEGFLLGIMDDGITYESKELEFKGKSRLFIFTDGLHEEVNKKNEQYGEERVKENLIKYSDLDKQEFLDNIVTDLKQFTGRDTFEDDLTLLVMDISV, encoded by the coding sequence TTGGACATTCTCCCTTTTTTTTATTCACAATCCTATCCAAAACTTCCTCAAACTTCAAGCCTTTCTTCAACAAGCCGAATTAAAACAGTAAAGATAACTAACAAACGGATTGAAATGGGTTGGCTGGAATTATTTGAAGAAAATCAACAAGACATTGAAATAAAACAACAAATTTCAGAAAAAATGTCTGTCCTTGTTGTTGATGATGAAGAACATATTACAAACACAGTTGATAAATACCTGAGTCATGAAAAGTATCAGGTTTTTGTTGCAGGTAATGGCCTTGAAGCTCTTGAAATCTATAAATCACAATCCCCCCGAATTATTATAACTGATATTTTAATGCCCGGGATGGATGGCCTGGAACTTTTAAGTACAATTCGAGAGACAGATGATGAAACTGAGGTGATTGTTTTAACCGGCCATGGCGATATGAGTATTGCAGTTAAAGCCTTGAAAAATAAAGCCTCAGAGTTTTTGATAAAACCTGTTGATCTGGAGGTTTTGTTAAATTCTGTCCAAAATGCAGAATCCCGGTTAGTTTTAAAAGATGAAGTGAAATCATATACAGCAGAGTTAGAAGAACTTTTTAAAGAGGTGCATCATTCACGTGATTATCTTGAAACTGTTTTGCAAAACTCCCCCAATGCGACAATAACTTACAACACAACTGGCATTATTACTTCATGGAATGAGGCAGCTGAGAAAGTTACAGGATTTACAAAAACTGAAACAGTTGGAAAAACAGTAAAAGATGTTTTTATATTCGAATCTCACCTTATTGATACAGGAAATACTAATCAGAAGAATGACAAGCAAAATATTGTGGGGCAGATTTTAACTAAAGACCAGAAAATGCGCTTCATAAACCGCAATGCAAATATTTTGTATGACTCTGAAAACAAAATAATTGGTGGAATAGAAAGTTTTTATGACACCACTGAAAAAACCCAAAGCGACCAGCTTTTAGAAAAACGATATATGCAGGTCCAGACAATCAATGAAATTGGAAAAAGGGTGGCTGCAAGTATTGAGGTAGGTGAATTAATCGGTTTTATAAGTAAACGCCTTGTAACCACTTTTTTTGAATCTGCAAATATCTTTTTTCTGTTAATAAATGATCAAAAAGAAAAACTCGTTTTAAGAGCGGCTTCAGGCATTCAGATTAATGATGTCCTGGAAAAGTTGCCGATTAACAGTGAAATTGAGATTGAAGATTTATATGGGCATGTTTATAAAACCGGCAAAAGTGGTCTTTACTCGAATGCTAATAAATCTGAATATTTTTCTGAAGGTTTTAGCAAAGAAGTTGCCAGCGTATTTACATTTCCTATTAAATCAAATGATAAAAAGTATGGACTGCTGCATATTGAAAATGCCGAAAAAATGTCCCTGGATGATGGCGATATTTTTATGATGGAAACAATAGCAGAATACCTTGCTATTAGTTTGGATAAACTTGAATTGGTGGAAAAAATAACAACTCAAAACCACCTCATTGAACAACAAAATAAAACACTTCTTAAAGATTTAAAAAAGGCTGGTGATTTTCAGAAGAGTTTATTGCCAGAGCATTTACCTGTTTTAGAAGATTATAAATTTGCCGTATCTTTTTCTCCATCTAATCAGCTTGGTGGTGACTACTATGATGTTTTTCAAATCAGTGAGCGTTTTGTTGGTGTTCTCGTATCAGATGCATCAGGGCATGGGGTTGCATCGGCAATGCTTTCTGCCATGTTTAAAATGACTCTTGAGAAATATTCTTCCCTGGATATAGATCCTGCAAGTGTCTTTAAAAAAATAAATTATGATTTTTGCCAGGTAGTACAAACCGGTGACTTTTTTACATCCTTTTATGGGATTGTTGATCTGCAAACCAATAAGTTCATTTACAGCAATGCAGCACACCCACTGCCACTTTTGTATAATTATGAAACCCGCGAAATTAGCGAGCTTGACTCTGAAGGATTTCTTTTGGGAATTATGGATGATGGTATAACCTATGAAAGCAAAGAACTTGAATTTAAAGGAAAATCACGTCTTTTTATTTTTACAGATGGGCTGCATGAGGAGGTTAATAAAAAGAACGAGCAATATGGAGAAGAGCGGGTTAAAGAAAATCTCATAAAATATTCAGACCTCGATAAACAAGAATTTCTTGATAATATTGTAACAGACCTTAAACAATTTACCGGCCGCGATACGTTTGAAGATGATTTAACGTTACTTGTGATGGATATTTCTGTTTAA
- a CDS encoding biopolymer transporter Tol, which yields MFKPRKFLHIFVMSFFLSQHLFAQGFGQNKVQYRDFDWHFLQTEHFDIYFYPGGYDIAVFTADVAEDAYKLLQRDFNYELSKRVSIILYKSHNDFQQTNVVIPYMREGIGGVTELFKNRVVVPFEGSYSSFRHVIHHELVHAVMNDMLYGGSVQSLISGQIAQVPTWFSEGLAEYFSQRWNTRTDMMVRDATIGGYLVGALPTYGAYFGGNSLFRYIAEKYGNEKIGEILHKIKGSFRFESAFKSALGIELNDLAENWQKQMRKEYWPDIADRLESKEFARAITDHHESKSYLNISPALSPNGDKVAFLSNMGGKQGIFIMDILDPENITKVIQGETDVNFEELHWLSPGMGWSPDATHLTFSAKAGDQDALYIYDVFNDEIEQHKFDIDGLFSAAWSPNGDDIAFVGNNNGAGDIYVFNLKSQKLEMITNDIFSDTYPRWSNDGNKIAFVSERGEYLTPEQVPEDFKMSNHNYENTDIYIVDRYSKEIERITDTEFLETDPVFSPNDSSLLYVSDVNGISNIYVHNLESGEFYPVSNLLSGAFQLSLDKKGHTLAFTSFNEIGFDLYTIKNPFDLPKVELENTVFYNKLEDENSLLSTVDNLDQQESQGDSAKTEVKIPQSTDYSNYVFADLNRKTRKEKVKVKLKEDDYKRTDGNFKIRNYKVKFSADIIQGQAQYSTLWGPEGFTQIAYSDVLGNHRINLGTNLVFDLRNSFISAQYWYLPERIDYGVTAFHSAHSYYSGTSNSIIRFRNYGAAFIASRPFNKFSRADFQLYMMNASLEYLVAGGRTDEVRSLVPSIQLIHDTSQWWGTGPNEGFRGSVSLTHSPLYTDKSLEFTTLKLDVRKYFKIHDYYSLAFRLNTGTSFGENPQLFYFGGTENWINRDFNGNIDSRINSVRDVYFSEFVTPVRGARFYEKTGYNFALVNSEVRFPLITRLDLGLPPISFGYIQGVLFSDVGSAWFSNNEFKGIEDGKVKDLFIGYGTGARIGIFGFLLKYDLAWEYNLKKSSRAKHYFSIGVDI from the coding sequence ATGTTTAAACCCCGGAAATTTTTACACATCTTTGTTATGTCTTTTTTCTTGTCTCAACATTTATTTGCACAAGGGTTTGGCCAAAACAAAGTGCAGTACAGAGACTTTGACTGGCATTTTCTGCAAACGGAACATTTTGATATTTATTTTTATCCAGGCGGATATGATATAGCAGTTTTTACAGCAGATGTTGCTGAAGATGCTTATAAGTTATTGCAAAGAGATTTTAACTATGAGCTAAGCAAACGGGTTTCAATTATTTTATATAAATCTCATAATGATTTTCAGCAGACAAATGTCGTTATTCCTTATATGCGTGAAGGTATTGGTGGTGTGACTGAGCTCTTTAAAAACAGAGTTGTGGTTCCTTTTGAAGGATCATATTCCTCATTTCGTCACGTAATTCACCACGAACTGGTTCATGCTGTTATGAATGATATGCTATATGGAGGATCTGTTCAATCTTTAATTTCAGGGCAAATTGCCCAGGTACCAACCTGGTTTTCTGAAGGGTTGGCTGAATATTTTTCCCAGCGATGGAATACCCGTACAGATATGATGGTTCGGGATGCAACAATTGGAGGATATCTGGTAGGAGCTTTACCAACATATGGCGCCTATTTTGGCGGAAACAGCCTTTTCAGATATATCGCAGAAAAATATGGTAATGAAAAAATCGGGGAAATTTTACATAAGATAAAAGGGAGCTTCCGGTTTGAAAGCGCTTTTAAATCTGCTTTGGGAATTGAACTAAATGACTTAGCTGAAAATTGGCAGAAGCAAATGCGCAAAGAATATTGGCCAGATATTGCTGATCGGTTGGAATCAAAAGAATTTGCACGGGCAATAACCGATCACCACGAGAGTAAAAGCTATTTGAATATTAGTCCAGCTTTGTCACCAAATGGCGATAAAGTTGCTTTTCTATCCAATATGGGTGGGAAACAAGGAATTTTTATAATGGATATTCTCGATCCTGAAAATATTACAAAAGTTATTCAGGGCGAGACAGATGTTAATTTTGAAGAATTGCATTGGCTAAGTCCTGGAATGGGTTGGTCGCCGGACGCAACACATCTTACATTCTCAGCTAAAGCCGGAGATCAGGATGCTTTATATATTTATGATGTTTTTAATGATGAGATTGAACAGCATAAATTTGATATTGACGGACTTTTTTCAGCAGCCTGGTCGCCAAATGGTGATGACATTGCTTTTGTTGGCAACAATAACGGAGCCGGCGATATTTACGTTTTTAATTTAAAATCACAAAAACTGGAAATGATAACAAATGATATTTTTTCTGATACATATCCAAGGTGGTCTAATGATGGAAATAAAATTGCCTTTGTATCTGAAAGAGGAGAGTATTTAACTCCTGAGCAAGTTCCTGAAGACTTTAAAATGTCAAATCACAATTATGAAAATACAGATATTTATATTGTTGACAGATATTCAAAAGAAATTGAACGTATAACAGACACAGAATTTTTAGAAACAGATCCAGTTTTCTCCCCAAATGATAGCAGCTTGCTTTATGTTAGCGATGTAAATGGTATTTCTAATATTTATGTTCATAATCTGGAGTCAGGAGAGTTTTACCCGGTTTCAAATCTCTTATCCGGTGCTTTCCAGCTTTCTTTAGATAAGAAAGGCCACACTTTGGCATTTACTTCTTTTAATGAGATTGGCTTTGATCTCTATACAATAAAAAACCCTTTTGATTTACCAAAAGTTGAATTAGAGAATACAGTGTTTTACAATAAATTAGAAGATGAAAACAGTTTACTAAGCACCGTGGATAATCTTGATCAGCAGGAATCACAAGGCGATTCTGCAAAAACAGAAGTTAAGATTCCGCAATCTACAGATTACAGCAATTATGTGTTTGCCGATTTAAATAGAAAGACCCGTAAGGAAAAAGTTAAGGTAAAACTTAAAGAAGATGATTATAAACGCACTGATGGAAATTTTAAAATACGCAATTATAAAGTGAAATTTTCTGCGGATATAATTCAGGGTCAGGCTCAATACAGCACATTATGGGGTCCTGAGGGGTTTACTCAAATAGCCTACAGCGATGTTCTGGGAAATCATAGAATTAACCTCGGTACAAACCTTGTTTTTGATTTACGCAATAGTTTTATATCAGCCCAATATTGGTATTTGCCAGAACGAATTGATTATGGAGTGACAGCTTTTCACTCAGCACATTCATATTATTCAGGAACATCAAATAGTATTATCCGCTTTAGAAACTATGGAGCAGCCTTTATTGCATCCAGACCATTTAATAAATTTTCACGAGCAGATTTTCAATTATATATGATGAATGCAAGCCTAGAATATTTAGTTGCCGGTGGTAGAACAGATGAAGTTAGAAGCCTTGTACCAAGTATTCAACTAATCCATGACACATCCCAATGGTGGGGGACTGGGCCAAATGAGGGCTTTAGAGGTTCCGTGTCGTTAACACATAGTCCATTGTATACGGATAAATCACTGGAATTTACAACACTAAAACTGGATGTTAGAAAGTATTTTAAAATACATGATTATTACAGCCTGGCCTTTCGACTAAATACAGGAACAAGTTTTGGTGAAAATCCTCAATTATTTTATTTTGGGGGAACTGAAAACTGGATTAACAGGGATTTCAATGGCAATATCGATTCGCGAATAAATTCTGTTCGAGATGTCTATTTTTCAGAATTTGTAACACCTGTCCGTGGTGCAAGGTTTTATGAAAAAACTGGCTATAACTTTGCTTTGGTAAATTCGGAAGTGCGCTTTCCATTGATTACCCGTCTGGATTTAGGATTACCTCCAATTAGTTTCGGTTATATCCAGGGAGTATTGTTTAGTGATGTCGGTAGTGCCTGGTTCTCGAATAATGAATTTAAAGGAATAGAAGATGGAAAAGTTAAAGATTTGTTTATTGGTTACGGAACCGGAGCAAGGATTGGCATTTTTGGCTTTCTTCTAAAATATGATTTAGCATGGGAATATAATCTAAAAAAATCAAGCAGGGCAAAACACTATTTTTCAATTGGTGTTGATATTTAA
- a CDS encoding STAS domain-containing protein, translated as MSFNFDIENDILIVKINEQRATVEISSKLKEELLEKIEEGNQNILVDLSSSDFVDSSFLGALVAGLKKATMKSGDLKIVGLQAPVRAMFELTRLYRIFDIFDTMEEAKNSFT; from the coding sequence ATGAGCTTCAATTTTGATATTGAAAATGATATTTTGATTGTTAAGATTAATGAACAACGGGCAACAGTTGAAATTTCAAGTAAACTTAAGGAAGAGTTGCTGGAAAAAATTGAAGAAGGTAATCAAAATATACTTGTTGATTTAAGTTCTTCTGATTTTGTAGATAGTTCTTTTCTGGGGGCATTGGTTGCCGGATTAAAAAAGGCAACAATGAAAAGCGGAGACTTAAAAATTGTTGGTTTACAAGCTCCTGTTCGTGCAATGTTCGAATTAACCCGCTTATACCGAATTTTTGACATTTTCGATACAATGGAAGAAGCCAAAAATAGTTTTACATGA
- a CDS encoding NAD-dependent epimerase/dehydratase family protein: MKIFVTGGAGFIGSHLVDKLVVLNHEIIVFDNLFRGKVENIESHIKSGKIRFVEGDIRDVNSVIKESEGCDIVFHLAAQSNVMGSITDIDYSFQTNVVGTYNVLQAAHKNGIKRFIFSSSRESYGEAKSVPVKEDHVLDSKNSYGASKVAGEKYCQVFQNMYNMEIVILRFANVYGTRDFARVIPIFIDNVLKNKNINIFGGKQVIDFISVETICEVLIDCITNSLVLKGPTNVGSGRGMTLFELAERVKNLIPTQSEINVEPARSEEVVRFVASLERFKQVFDINIDEDPLINLFKVAEFSEKKQ, translated from the coding sequence TTGAAAATTTTTGTAACAGGTGGGGCAGGTTTTATTGGAAGCCATTTGGTTGATAAACTTGTTGTACTTAATCATGAAATAATTGTATTTGATAACCTTTTTCGTGGGAAAGTTGAAAACATTGAATCTCATATTAAATCAGGAAAAATCCGATTTGTAGAAGGCGATATCAGAGATGTGAACTCAGTTATTAAAGAATCTGAAGGATGTGATATTGTTTTTCATTTAGCAGCACAATCAAACGTCATGGGTTCAATTACGGATATAGATTACTCGTTTCAAACGAATGTTGTAGGAACTTACAACGTTTTACAAGCGGCACATAAAAATGGCATAAAAAGATTTATATTTAGTTCATCTCGTGAAAGTTATGGTGAAGCAAAATCTGTTCCGGTAAAAGAAGACCATGTTCTGGATTCAAAAAATTCTTACGGTGCCAGCAAAGTTGCAGGGGAAAAATATTGCCAGGTTTTCCAAAATATGTATAACATGGAAATTGTAATTCTTCGTTTTGCCAATGTTTATGGTACTCGAGATTTTGCTCGCGTAATTCCGATATTTATTGATAATGTTTTGAAAAATAAAAACATTAATATTTTTGGTGGAAAACAAGTCATCGATTTTATATCTGTCGAGACAATTTGTGAAGTTCTGATAGATTGTATTACAAATTCATTGGTCTTAAAAGGACCAACCAACGTCGGGTCAGGTAGGGGAATGACCCTTTTTGAGCTTGCTGAGAGAGTGAAAAACCTTATCCCAACTCAAAGTGAGATAAATGTTGAACCGGCAAGATCGGAAGAGGTTGTTAGGTTTGTGGCATCACTTGAGAGGTTTAAGCAAGTTTTTGATATAAACATAGATGAAGATCCTTTGATAAACCTATTTAAAGTAGCAGAATTTTCAGAAAAAAAGCAGTAA
- a CDS encoding Gfo/Idh/MocA family oxidoreductase, protein MDKLKIAVVGAGSIAQVAHLPNWSKMENVELVSICDVDKGKVSLLTEKFNIPRWYFVLDEMLRQEKLDALHICAPSLHHFPMTQLALSKGVNVLVEKPIAFNAKDAEKLTKQAEQNNLTLMVGMHNRFRDDVQILRNFLAQDELGEIFYIKTGWLKKWEKKEMSGWYSEKKSSGGGVLIDLGLQLMDLAFFITNFPALKKVRLYDYFLNPEFEVEDAALAVIETKTGQTITIEISWKMHLEKDTMYTHVFGKNGAAKLNPLRIHKEMHNNLVNVSPFHQTSKIDQFKKAYSKELKHFIKVLNGEEKNISSGADALRVMKILDALYESAKRGEEIDID, encoded by the coding sequence ATGGATAAATTGAAAATTGCTGTGGTCGGGGCTGGAAGTATTGCACAAGTTGCCCATCTTCCTAATTGGTCTAAAATGGAAAATGTTGAGCTTGTTTCAATTTGTGATGTTGACAAAGGCAAGGTTAGCTTATTAACTGAAAAGTTTAATATACCACGTTGGTATTTTGTATTGGATGAGATGCTTCGGCAGGAAAAATTGGATGCTCTCCATATCTGCGCTCCAAGTCTGCATCATTTTCCTATGACACAACTTGCTTTAAGCAAAGGGGTAAATGTACTTGTAGAAAAGCCAATTGCTTTTAATGCAAAAGATGCTGAAAAACTTACAAAACAGGCTGAACAAAATAACCTTACTTTAATGGTGGGTATGCATAACCGGTTTAGAGATGATGTGCAGATTTTAAGAAATTTTTTAGCACAGGATGAACTGGGTGAGATATTTTATATAAAAACCGGCTGGCTAAAGAAATGGGAAAAGAAAGAAATGTCCGGCTGGTATTCAGAGAAAAAGTCTTCAGGTGGCGGGGTTTTGATCGATCTTGGTTTACAATTGATGGATCTTGCTTTTTTTATTACAAATTTCCCTGCATTAAAAAAAGTCAGGTTATATGATTATTTCCTGAATCCGGAATTTGAGGTAGAAGATGCCGCGCTGGCCGTTATTGAAACCAAAACGGGCCAAACCATTACAATTGAAATAAGCTGGAAAATGCATCTTGAAAAAGACACAATGTATACTCATGTATTTGGAAAAAATGGTGCTGCAAAACTTAATCCCCTAAGGATTCATAAAGAAATGCACAATAATTTGGTTAATGTTTCGCCTTTTCATCAAACTTCAAAAATAGATCAGTTTAAAAAAGCATACAGCAAAGAATTAAAGCATTTTATAAAAGTATTAAATGGTGAAGAAAAGAATATCTCTTCCGGAGCAGACGCATTACGGGTAATGAAAATTCTTGATGCTTTATATGAATCTGCAAAGCGGGGAGAAGAAATTGACATTGACTGA
- a CDS encoding prephenate dehydrogenase/arogenate dehydrogenase family protein produces MKIVISGLGVMGASLAMAIKNSKLNATIYGFDFPDILIQATKKNIIDKEIHNWPQDCCDADVIFLATPIAVIKNHLADLNNIVSKTCVVTDLGSTKNEIENHCKTINFSGEYIGSHPMTGAEKSGINAANPLLYENAVYILSGQKESVNKEVTRKLIPVLESVKARIFFLGAEEHDKTLAYISHLPQIVAVALMNSVGFKNNELEHCFDLAAGGFRDLTRIASSSPEIWQDIVNSNKKNIEDSIDIFIKHLTKQKTNLGNLKEGFEKANDYRSLIPKINKGFLSPLTDVLVYVNDQKGVIAKISNELFSKNIDIRDIELLKIREKEGGVFMLSFENVSKALEAVKILKSINYNAFIKE; encoded by the coding sequence ATGAAAATTGTAATTTCCGGGCTTGGCGTAATGGGTGCTTCTTTAGCGATGGCTATTAAAAATAGCAAACTTAACGCCACAATTTATGGATTTGATTTTCCAGATATTTTAATACAAGCAACCAAAAAAAATATTATTGATAAAGAAATACATAATTGGCCGCAAGATTGCTGCGACGCGGATGTTATCTTTTTGGCAACTCCAATTGCTGTAATAAAAAATCACTTGGCAGATTTAAATAATATCGTTTCAAAAACATGTGTAGTTACAGACTTGGGCAGTACAAAAAATGAAATTGAAAATCATTGCAAAACAATAAACTTTAGTGGTGAGTATATTGGCAGCCATCCGATGACCGGTGCGGAAAAGAGCGGTATTAACGCGGCAAATCCACTTTTATATGAAAATGCGGTTTACATATTATCCGGTCAAAAAGAGAGTGTTAACAAAGAAGTTACCAGAAAATTAATCCCTGTTTTAGAATCAGTAAAAGCCAGGATATTTTTTCTCGGGGCAGAAGAGCATGATAAAACCCTGGCATATATTAGCCACTTGCCTCAGATAGTCGCAGTTGCTTTGATGAATTCAGTCGGGTTTAAAAACAACGAGCTCGAGCATTGTTTCGATCTTGCTGCCGGTGGATTTCGTGATCTTACACGAATTGCATCAAGTTCTCCGGAAATTTGGCAGGATATTGTTAACTCGAACAAAAAAAATATTGAAGATTCTATCGATATTTTTATTAAACATTTGACTAAGCAAAAAACAAATCTTGGAAATTTAAAAGAAGGGTTTGAAAAAGCTAATGATTATAGGAGCTTAATTCCTAAAATTAACAAAGGATTTTTGTCTCCTTTGACCGATGTTCTTGTATATGTAAATGATCAAAAAGGGGTTATTGCAAAAATTTCAAACGAGCTTTTTTCTAAAAATATAGACATTAGAGATATCGAGTTGTTAAAAATCAGGGAAAAAGAAGGTGGTGTTTTTATGTTGTCATTTGAAAATGTTTCCAAAGCATTGGAAGCTGTTAAAATATTAAAATCCATAAATTATAATGCTTTTATTAAGGAGTAG